One window from the genome of Hyalangium ruber encodes:
- a CDS encoding endonuclease/exonuclease/phosphatase family protein — MRKTLFGLLGAGLVLMLGLQACGPDDKPVPPPPPDGGSWVFCDEQDAGACAPGQTCLYVELYERSLCVNPCDAVAGCQDPSQLCCGGGEDGGTGGYCLPREVCEQSDAGSDGGSSVGDGGSGSDGGTNPTDAGTNPTDAGTNPTDAGTNPTDAGTNPTDAGTNPTDAGTNPTDGGFPSDAGTDGGTRPDAGPTDAGTPDAGPTDAGSPDAGPIDAGSPDAGPIDAGSPDAGPIDAGTPDSGTPDAGSPDAGPIDAGTPDAGSTRIRIMASNLTSGNQQSYDPGHGTRLMQGVNPDVILIQEFNYGDKSAAAMRGYVTNSFGASFHYYQEPGAQIPNGIISRWPILASGKWEDTQSPNREFAWARIDIPGPKDLWAISVHLLTRDSPTRNSEASQLVGYINQNVPQGDYLVIGGDLNTDNRSEPCFSTFSSVVATGTPYPADKNGNGNTNASRGKPYDHVLVDGDLRQYQIPTVIGSSTFSGGLVLDSRVYTPLSEISPVQSGDSSATNMQHMGVIKDFLVPNQ; from the coding sequence ATGAGGAAGACACTCTTTGGCCTCCTGGGGGCGGGCCTGGTGTTGATGCTGGGTCTGCAAGCCTGCGGACCTGATGACAAGCCGGTGCCGCCGCCGCCGCCCGACGGTGGCAGCTGGGTCTTCTGCGACGAGCAGGACGCTGGCGCCTGCGCTCCGGGGCAGACCTGTTTGTACGTGGAGCTCTATGAGCGCTCCCTGTGTGTGAATCCCTGCGACGCCGTGGCTGGGTGTCAGGACCCGTCGCAGCTGTGCTGCGGAGGCGGCGAGGACGGCGGCACGGGTGGGTACTGCCTGCCGCGCGAAGTCTGCGAGCAGTCGGATGCCGGGAGCGACGGGGGCTCCTCGGTTGGTGACGGGGGCAGCGGTTCGGATGGCGGCACCAACCCCACCGATGCGGGCACCAATCCCACCGATGCGGGCACCAACCCCACCGATGCGGGCACCAATCCCACCGATGCGGGCACCAACCCCACCGATGCGGGCACCAACCCCACCGATGCAGGCACCAACCCCACCGATGGTGGCTTCCCGAGTGACGCGGGCACCGACGGCGGGACGCGCCCGGATGCGGGCCCCACCGACGCCGGAACGCCTGACGCGGGTCCCACCGACGCGGGCTCTCCGGATGCGGGCCCCATCGACGCCGGTTCTCCGGATGCGGGTCCCATCGACGCGGGCTCTCCGGACGCAGGCCCCATCGACGCCGGAACGCCGGACTCCGGGACGCCGGACGCGGGCTCTCCGGATGCGGGTCCCATCGACGCCGGAACGCCGGATGCGGGCTCCACGCGCATCCGCATCATGGCCTCCAACCTCACCAGCGGGAACCAGCAGTCCTATGACCCGGGCCACGGCACCCGGCTGATGCAGGGCGTGAACCCGGACGTCATCCTCATCCAGGAGTTCAACTACGGGGACAAGAGCGCCGCGGCCATGCGTGGCTATGTGACCAACTCCTTCGGCGCCTCCTTCCATTACTACCAGGAGCCCGGCGCGCAGATCCCCAACGGCATCATCAGCCGCTGGCCCATCCTCGCCTCGGGCAAGTGGGAGGATACGCAGTCTCCCAACCGGGAGTTCGCCTGGGCGCGCATCGACATCCCCGGGCCGAAGGACCTGTGGGCCATCAGCGTCCACCTGCTGACCCGAGACTCCCCCACCCGGAACTCCGAGGCGAGCCAGCTCGTGGGGTACATCAACCAGAACGTGCCCCAGGGCGACTACCTGGTCATCGGCGGAGACCTCAACACCGATAACCGCTCGGAGCCGTGCTTCTCCACCTTCTCCAGCGTGGTGGCGACCGGCACTCCGTACCCGGCGGACAAGAACGGCAACGGCAACACCAACGCCAGCCGGGGCAAGCCGTATGACCACGTGCTGGTGGATGGCGACCTGCGCCAGTACCAGATCCCCACGGTGATCGGCTCGAGTACCTTCTCCGGTGGGCTGGTGCTCGACAGCCGCGTCTACACGCCGCTGTCGGAGATCTCCCCGGTGCAGTCGGGCGACAGCTCCGCCACCAACATGCAGCACATGGGCGTCATCAAGGACTTCCTCGTCCCCAACCAGTGA